CCATTCGTTTAATGGGACTTTAAGGTTGCATGTAATGAATGAATTAAACCATGCATTAAGCCCTGTACATGATGCGCACACATAATGCAGTAAATACACAGAGCAGCACATCAGACAACAAGGAGCAGTTATGCTAAAGGCAGGAAAATCCAACTCAGACAGGGCATTACGGCTGTGGCAGAAGCAGAGCAGACACAACCAGAAGACGCCATACTACAGTTACACAACTCCTTTATACCATTCaagcttggactggcaatctgtgggttctggcaaatgccagaggggctgctgtaaggtgccatagacactaaATATTGGGGCtgttgggtctctgtgtacttcatatgccagggcctattttgtatctgTTCCACATTgtctaaaggggtagttcaccttcaaataaacTTTAAATGTGTTATAGAATAAGCAAGTCTTagaaactttgcaactggtcttaatttttttttagtttttgagttatttggcttcttcttccaactcatccagcttttaaatgggggtcactgaccccagcagcctaaAAACTACTCTACTCTgtgtggctacagttttattgatactgttacattttattacttatctttctatgcatgcccacttctatttatattccaacgTCTCACTTAcacaactgcttggttgctagggtaatgtggGCCCTAGCAAGCAAACAGCTGCTAATATTCCATAATGGAGAGCTGAaggtaaatcattcaaaaaccacacataataaaaaatgaagaccacttgtaATATCATATCACTctctctcagaatatcactctccttatcatactaaaagttaattttaaggcgAACAACCACTTTAATTAACATTTCAGTCTGCAAGGGATAGATCAGCTCTGGTCATACAAAAGTCGAGTTTCTGAGTTCATGGAGCCATTCTTCCACAGGCTGATTATGCTGCATGGATCTCATGTGAATCCTACCAGCCATGCAGCATGGGGATTACTTAGTTGGCTGGTGTGAGAAAGTTATATATGCAGTGACcatgtataatatatagtatgGAACTGAGGCTCTGCTACTTTCTACTAACGTTCCCAAGTTGAAATCTGATCATTTCCAGACCAAGGAGATTTAATATTTACATGACAGATATATTACTAGGTGGTAAAGAGAGAGAAAAACCCAGTGTTTGGGTGCCGCCAAACATTTACATACATCAGTATTTCCATATTGTATCAATATTTGTTTTATCATAAGACGAGAAGTCTTCTGGGTAAGGTGACTGACACCCAAGAAGATTATTATGTAGGGGAGCAACAGGCAAGGGAAGGAACAGATTTTATATGAATAATGAAATGCTGCCATTAGAATGCCAGTCTGACCTGCTGCCCTGTAGCTCTTCTAGCTCCCTGTGTAAGCAGGCACTcctctcctcttcctcctgcaGGCGCCGTTTCACTGCACGCAGCTCCTGTTGGGACTCACACTTGATATCATTCGCCACCACCACTGCCGTCTGCAGATCTGCCTGAAAGCGCCTCCACTCCTCAGCATCCTCCTGATGGGTAACAATGGCCGCCGTGCGTTAATGCTGCATCAGGATGTAACACTACAAttcctttcattttttaatatatataataaggcgATTAGATGAACTTTTGGCATTGTTATAGTTTCTCCCTGTCATATTCATGAACACAAATATGCTAAAATGAATGTGCCAGTGCAGAACTACCTCTGCCAATAGCCTCTGCTGAACATTCATAGAAATAGAAACCCTCGTTACAGCTAAGGTATGTTTTCCCTTTTAAGGGAGCAGGCCTCACAGGGCATCATGGGAGACATGAAGATATGACTAAGAAGAAACTATTTATGGAATACAGGAGAGATCATTTGATATTAAACAAGTAGAATGATCTTTGCCGGTCTGGATAATAATGACCTTATTTTCATAACTGAAGTGGATAATTACCTTCATCTGTTTATTGAGGAGTTTCAGCTGTCTCTCCAAGTCTTGCTTTTGTTCTTCCAGCTTGTCAACTTTATCTAAAGCAAAGATGAAAATGAATATAGGTGAGTAGGGTTATATTCCTCCATGTAGTACCAAGTTTGGACACTGTGTGGCACTGTTGTATGTCAAATAACAACATAACAAAGCAACATAGGGGGACACTCGGAAGGTCAAGCATGCAGTGTTCAGCACAGTACTATAGTGTCCTTCAGGCGGTACCATGTGATAATAGGCTGATAACCTTCTCCTGCATTCACTGCCGCCCCCTAAGAGCTGTTATGTGGAGCATATGGCACCCAGAGCCCCTTGCAGGGATGATGCACATAATCGTTGTTAGAGTTCAGTGACGCAGATTACAGCGTGTCAGTTCTACTGGGAGGCATATAACACATTATTTCTATGCTTTCTATTGAAGGAGAAGGCAGCTGTCTATAGGGAGCTTTCCCAGTGAAACTATTCTGTTTATCTTCTGTAGCTTGTGGCTTTTCAAGCATTTGAAGCCATACGTGAGACAAAGAATTGCATCACTGTATAGGAACCCACTATGTCACACACCACCCATAATCCCATTCAAACCATAGGGTAAAAGGCACAGGGTTTCATTACCACTGTCAATGTAATTGACACAAACCTCTTAGTGGCTATATAAAGCATATACATAGGGTTGGCATCCAGCTGGTATTTCTCTGGCCTAGCCTTTGCTTCCAATCCACcccaataaatgtaataaataggcccaataaacccaataggccctTCCCTGCTCAGCCCACTCCCTGCCTCCACTGCATCACAGCCCCATCCCCATaatcacagccccacccccttaaaggggtggtccaccttcaggctaacttttagtatgttatagaatagcctattcttagcaattttctcctcttctgactctttcaaattggggtcattgtccccagcagcccaaaaaatattgctctgtgaggctacattgtgtcactttttattatttatctttctattaggccctcctctatttatattcctgtctctctttcaaataactgccaggttgctaggttgaattggaccctaggaaccagatagctgttgaaattacaaactagagagctgctgaacaaaaagcatttaaaaaaacgcaaataattaaaaacaaagaccaagtgcaaattgtcgcAGAAGAGAACTTTCTGCATTacactaaaagttcatttaaagtgaactacccctttaattttggGCCAATGAACGGCTTTAAGAAAGGTGGCAGCTCTAGACACATGTTCATAGTGTTAGGCTAGCCCACCAGGGTCTGGGGAATACAACTGTGGGCCCTGGTCAAAATCTCCCCCATCCTTTTGATTGTTACACAGTTATTCACAATAACCAGCAAGTCTATAGGAAATGGAATCCCATTATAGCAAATATTTCCTACAGTGCAGGGATATTGTGAGTAGGGCTTTCTAACCATATTTTTGTAACCCTTGTAAAGACACGAGGCCGTTATACAATACAAAGGGCCACCATTAATAATCACGGGGCCCCATACCACTAGGATACCAGGGGGCTCCAACTATAATTATAACTATAATTATAATAACACCATCCATGATCCACCAATTGACATAACCTCATTATATTTTAAGGACATATTCTTCAGAAAGTACTACTGTATCCCCTATCCAGAGTGCTGGCTCTGTTATCCTGTACCTCCAGTGTGGGAAACATTATTTTGGTGATAGGTGCCCATTAAATGATCAGTAACTGCATAGTGTTacccataaataaaatataactcaCTTTCCAGGTCACTAATAAGCTGGTTGTTGTGCAGTTTGACCGCCCGATGTTGCTCTACTTGGTCCTCCAATTCAAAGATGGTTTCCTTCATGTCCTTGATCTCAGTGTCCTTCTCCGAGCTCCTCTCCTGCAGCTTCAGGTTGGCCGATTTCAGCTGTTCCTCCCTTAGGTCCCCCAGTTCCTTCAGATCATGGCACTCTGTCTCAACCTATGGAATGAACACACAGTCAGCTCTTCCTTGGGTTTGGATCCTGCCCAATTAGGCTATTAGAGGACACAGAGATTTCCATAAATATTTGAGGACACAGCGATGTCCATGACACGGGCCCATGGTATCAGGAAAGTTATTGGAATCACTAGGGGGTTCCCAACATTTTGGCGATTtgatctttccttctcctttaaatctgcctgtgtatggccgttGGGTTTGCTGGCcttttgtttttttgggttttttttgcactgctGCTTCGGACTACTAAAACAATGCAGCAAAAGCCAAGTGATTGCAAGGCATTGTGGAGTGGAGTCTTGGCTAGAGGATCTGACCAGAAGTGCAGAAATGCATATTGGAATGTGGCTTTTCATTGGGCAAGATCTTACTTTTGAGTTTATATTCCCTAAGCAAAACTAAAAGTGAGGATAAAAAGTAACGATCCCAAACTTTGCTGGCTCTGAATGCTTTGAACGTTGTGTGCAAGTGAGTAACAGGAATGATGTTAGTGTAGGAATAAGAAAGCATGGGCTGGAGTGACACAGGAATCTGTGCATGGCATCATCCAATAGAATGTATGACATCATTGCCCACAAGGTATGACATCATAACACACAAGGAGATAACCTGGCAATGACACACGCCAGACCCAAGTCACACAGGAAATGTCACCAGGACATGTCTCTCTCTAATCAGTGCCACATGCTGCCGCCAGAGTTCAGTTTAACCCCTGCAGCGCTGCCACAAGATAAGGCCTTGCTTCCACACAACTCATTCCATAATCCAAAGGTTACAGTGTAGATAAAGGTGTAATGTTTCAGCCTGCAGACTGTGTATTGGGAGGCAAAGTACTGCGCTCTCTACACCAGATGCAGCATCTGCACTGAAATACAAATGATTGCATTATAATCTGACTGTATTTCCCAGCATATTATATCTGACTCGGACAAGAGACAagatttactgcactgctgctgcTCCTGAGTAATACAAGCAACCAGCAAAGTGATTCCGCCCAGGCACAAATAGGAACTGCCATTAGAACCAAGGCCTTAAACAAATAACAACCATGACATACTGCAAAAATGTACCCTACAGACTTACCTTTATActatatttttttcccttacaTAGATATGTAACTTTTTAGCACCGATTATTGCTTTTTTGCAAATTTCACATATACAAGGAGGTGCCCACTGCGCTAAACAACTAACAGAGAGAGCAGTGGTGTAAATAGCTACACCTGGGGCCCCCCTATTTCGGATGTGCAACCCCTCTCCCCTGGATGTGTGCACAAACACCTTTGACATTCTGCACGGGATACGGCGCTGTCACGTCTCCAATGGGTTCCAAGGGGGTACCAGTCCAGCTGCAATTGGACCCTAGGATGTTACACCAGTCAGAGAGAGAGGGTCAACCAGCCTCCCCCCTCAGCTGTCAGTCAGGTGTAACTTCAGCATCCCACTGACAGCCAAAAGCAATGCATGTCAGTTTTTAGCCAAGCCCCTCTTAAGTCAGGACCCCCCTTACCTTATACAAAGGTTACAGATTTTTCACACTAACTAATAGCATAAATAGACACAGGCCCAGTTGCTCCACCTCTACCCCCTTAAACTACCCGCTATCTGCTGCCATACCCTAACAAACAATGGCAGGTTATCACTATGCCCCATGGGGGAACAACCTGGGTGCAGTAAATCCCTAACACTTACACCACaaaccctaactggccttcaagctgggctttcaggagaAGGGCAAATTCTCTCGGCATTCTCTCCAGATCTCATCCTAACTGAACTCCATGCTGAGACTCCCTGTACCCCTGCAAGGGCGCCAGGCCCCATGGAAGCCCATAGCAAAGTTTGGAGACTGGGTGTTTGGAAACCCTAAGAGAAAGCTGGGAGTTTAAGGAGGGTTTTAAGGAGGGTTGGATATACCTTGTACTTATAGGtggttctttaaaggagaagtaaaccttaacattttcacaaataataatataataggaaaaagaaaatattgggaTTGAAACCCATTGTGCATGTAACCCTTTTCATTCTCTGCATCTAACCCTTTTCAGTCTCATGACCACTTAAACCGTGTAGAAAATGCCATCtgattaaagcagtgatccccaacaagtggctcgggggcaacatgttgctccccaaccccttggattcctgacttgggggcaagtttaggttgaataaaaacaagatttcctaccaaataaagcctcctgtaagctgatagtgtgcatagaggctgcctaatagccaatcacagcccttatttggcacctccatgaacttttatggtgcttgtgttgctctccaagtctttttacattttgactgtggctcacaagtaagaaaggttggagattcCTGGATTACAGCTGCAATATGCACCATTTACATGTGtacaaaacaatagtttttgttATCCATTTCCCTGGCAATTGCTCCTAAGTTATcatggaaataaaaaatgaactgaCGCCCCACAGGAGAAGCTATCTGGGTGAGTAGCCAGAGCCTCCCACTGTCAGCCAGTGTCGAGGGATAGGGAAAGTCACTGCTAAAAACAATAAATGATTGTAGGTTTAGCTACGGTTAATGACAAAAGGATGGCAGTGGCCATGGAGTGCTGACCCATTGGGACAGGAAGGCCCCAGCCACTGATCCAGTCAGCTGTTCCCATCAGAGTTAGCTCATAACTGCCCTTAAGTGCAATAACCAGGGAAACAGTTTACACAACACACAGACAACTATTAGCACATTTTTAAATGGTGAAGAAATTGGAGTCTTGGCTAAGGAAGGCTTACACTTTTTCAAAAcaatgcaactaaactggttcaAGTCCTAACTAGCAGTAcagaaagggacaaacagattgttttcaataaaacatattttacaaaaacagtagttttcagactTTTTCAGGTTAAGCCCCCATCCCCCTTTTTAGGccctccttagctcataacaaggttacaacaTATGTTAATCGTTGTATCAGCAATTCAGTCATAATTCCAAGAATATCCATGACAGAAAACATATGTTCATCCCCAAATCCCTCTCGAATTGACCTTCAACGTTGGGCTTCCAGACGTATCCAAGGAAGCAAACAGGCATTCTACCCACAGCTCTTCTAACTGGCCTTTAGCCTGGCCCTCCAGGAACACCCCTTGGCCCTTTCTGTGGGGAGGAtggcagctctacagtttgggaactactGCTTTACAGTCATTgaaaattgtaataaatatatactgcaaagttgctcgGAATTATATTTCCTATATTTTCCTTATTATGTTTGGGTTAAACCTCTTTAATACTGCAACACAGTCCATTGCTTTTAAATCCTAAAATAATCCTACGAATTTCAAAAGTGGTCaaatttatttcccctttaacaagtAATGAGCTATCATTTTGAATGgggtacagtaaatatatatttattggactTATTCTTTCAATAGAATGTCATGCAGTAGATTCAATTGCTCTtatactatgtataaatacactttGTATTCTGGTTCTTAGGAATAAGTGGGAATATTGAGATAAATGACCAGCATGAAATTCTGTACCTGATATTATTGCTCCCCCTGGAGGCTTTAGCAGTTACTTATGAACTCATTAAAATTAATAAAGATCTCTATTCCTGACTAATTTCTATTGACACTAAAAGATGATATCCATCtctaattaatttattttatagatTGCTATGCCATTATATACAATCAAAGGGCATTCTGTGCAGacatctttattattatattaaatatctGTTAATTGACAAAGTGCACTTCCCTACTACTTTTCTACTAAACACTATACAGTATTATGTACAGTTCCCCCATTGGCTCAGCTAGCACAAAATTAATGTAGAAGCTACTGTTTGGCTGTACCATACTAGCCAAGTACCATAAATGATCACTTGGTCCGTATAAATCTCATATAGCAAGTAACGTAACAATGGAGTGCGCAAATCCATCAGGGTCTGAAGGCCAAAGAATACAGAGGGCTTGGCAGGGGGTTGACTGATGAGCAGTTACAATATTTGCTCTGAACAGATCATCAGATAAACATGCAGTTATTGTATTCCTCTTTATCAACAATATAATACCCCACTCTCCATTTGCTGGGCTGATGTGTTGGATTTCTTATGCCTTAGAACTTGCCTTTCCTTACTTGCATTTACATTTCCTTCCATTTTTTTCATAAACGCAAGAGCTTTCCCTTTGCTCATGAGAGgtaaaactgtgatttttttggtGTGAATTCAGAATGACAGAACAGATCATTATTATCTTATGGGATTATGGAATCCCTTGTTTCATTACAGTGTGATTTTGAGAATTTCTATggaattaacttttaataataTGTATTAAGATGTAGAAATACAGTAGAATTCAAATGACCTTGTCTTTGATATGGAGGAGCACATATGGTATGATAGTACAGTCTACTTGGATGATAATTTGTCAAGACTGACTGGCTTCCCTCATTACTCCTCCAATGGGTCGTTCCATACAATGATATCTACTACTACAGAAGAATCGATGTGGTCAGTGAAACCTACCCTCTCTTTAAACCCATTAATGCGATTAAATAAAAATGAGCCCCTTCTCTTAACTGTTACACTATCCTGATATATATAAGGTGATTGCACCTTCTCAGTTCAGCAGTTTGAACCTGATGACTTGCTATTAACTACACAGGGAATCCGGAGAAGTCAATTTCTATTGATGGCACATTGCCAATGCTGGGTGGTGCAACCTCTCACAGAGATATCCCACATTCTCAGCAGTAATGGAACATGCAGTAAAATGCTGTTCTCATCAGATAGTTGACAGGGCCTCATGCATGACTGTTATCTATCGTGTCCCTAACCCCTAAATATAGGGGTTCCATATCTCAAAGCAGCACTAGGCTATTTTTGACACTAGTTTTAGAGAACGTTGCCTTTGAAACCATCATCCAGTCATATCCATCTGCACAATACATCTGTGCATGTCACTGACATGTGTGGCCAACGCAGGGGCAAGGGATATGGCAGAGGTGTAACAATAGGGGTTGCAGATTCTGCAAATGATGGGGGAGTGGGGCAAAAGTTTGAAGGGGGTCTCTTCCAAAGTTTAGGAGGTTGTTAAAAGCctgctatggggcccagtaacctCTAGTGATGACACAGAAGGAATCCTAtaatattgttttaatatatttataaatatgcaaaCACAAAACCTGAGTGAACTTTTCAGTGGGTGGTGAGCCTAACTCTCCCTATAAAAACTTTTGGTACTATCTATATGAGTGGGCACAGGGTGTTCTGTTGTCTGTCTTAAAAGACACGGTCCAACATTGGTCTTGTTCCTACAAAGGTTTTTGTATATGAATTAAATGTTTACTTGGGAAAAAGCACACATCAGTTACCTATTAAATCTTAATAATAACAAATGTCATTTAAGAGCCAACAGCATCAGGCAAATGATTCTGCTGCATTGCACTCACCTCATAAACCCCCTGTACATCTGGATCTCTAACATTAGAAGGTGCCTGTTTGGCAGAGCTTATAGTCAGCCAGTGCCAGCAGCTACCCTCTATCCCCTCTATTCTCCATTCATCCACAGCACAGATTTGCAGCCATAAGGAGGGGGGACAAAGAAAAAGTCACAACTCTGCCTCACACACTGACTATTTGTTGAGCCTTTACAGAACAACTGTGTTCTGAACACCTGGAccacaaaatataaattaaaatacagCAAAGAGAGAATAGGCCATTCAGCAATGCAGCTGCAAAGCCTTTAACTCCCCATGAAACATGTTTATATGTTATTTCTTAAGAAAATTACTTTTAACTGACAGACCACGTTCAGATTTAAATGTGCAATCTGATATATAGCTTTCTTTCTTTAATACAACATTGCCCAGAACTGTAACAAACAAGTAAAGCAGAATGCAAAGCAAATGCACCAGGGATGGGAAAGGGAGGTTAAGCTTGCTGACAGCAAAGAGAGAACAAAGCTGGCTAGCTCTCCAAGCTAATATCACATAAGATGggttggcatttagtagctgtagCAGTGATACAATATATGGTATGGCCCATTATGGATAACTGGAATAGCAGTGATAGAACACATATTAATGTGCATGGCTATGATTCGAGGTGACACCTTCTGTCTAAAACACAAGGAGGCTGGAGACTATTTCGCACATTCTGTCAAAACCACAAGTCTGCCACAAGCAAACGCTCACAATGATGATGGTATTAATTATTCATTTCTCTGACCTTTGCCAGGAGACACTGCAGCTGCTTCACTTCACTGTTAGCCCTCAGCAGCTCTTGGCGAAGTTCTGAGCATGTAAGTTCTAAATGCTCTTTCTCAGCATGAGCCGACTTTAACATCTCCTGGATCTCAGTGTTTCCACTCCCGCTTCCTTTCCCCACTGCCGTTATTTCAGCCGCTTTCTGGCGCTCACCCTCCAGCTGAGCCTTCAAGCAATTATTCTCTATTTTAAGGCCTTCGTTTGTGACTTTCTGGTCCTCCAAGGCCTTTGccgttacatttttttctttcctttgcgTGTCAAGAAGACGTTGCAGTTTATCTACTTCCTCCTCAAGCTTTTTTCTCATGGCCTGTGCCTCCTGGTGTTCTTTCTCTAAGCTTCGAAGGCTGCTGGTTAACTGCTGCTGAATGTTGAGCAGCTTCTCCCTTTCAAACTGTGATTTCTCAACTAATTCCAAATACTTCTTTTCTGTCTCCGTAAGTTTGCCATGAATCTCAGCCTCTTCAGTTTTTGCCCTGTCTTTTAAGAGACCCATTAGTCTCTCGTTTTCTTGACTTAGTTGCTCTGCCCTCTGTCTTTGCTGCTGTAAGTTGGTTTCTAAAAAAGCCTTTTCTTCTACTAGCTTTTCACTTTCCATTGTCAACTCCTGCACCATGAGGTTCTGGTCCGACAACTCTTGCAGTGTTGCCTGTAGCTCTTCTGCTGTACTGTGATGGTTTTCTTCCATCTTATGTATTCTTTCTGTAAGGGAGgctacagaaagatcacttatgttaTTGGGAGAACTACCACTAGTAGAACACTTTGACCCTTGGCATGGAATGCTTCCTGTGGATGTCGGTCTGGAAGGCATATCAGCAATGTGCTCAAAATCAGAGGCATCTGGTGAAATGGAAGCTTTTGTGACATCGCTGCTTGAAGAACCAGATATATGGAGGCCACTTTCACTTCCTGGTATTCTGCAATCACCAGTCTCACCAGCTGGCGGACTTTTTAATTGGCATCCAATATTTGTCCCTTGAGTAGATGGTGACAGAAGGCTGCTGCTATCTGTACCATTGCTGGTTATGGTGTCGGAAAGAGGAGACTGCTCTAGGGCATGCAATTTCTGCTTCAGGTCTGCATTTTCCTTCCTAAGTATGGCAAGCTCTAGTAgagaatttgtgtttttttcttgcagtGTCCTTATTAATGCTTCAGGGTCGCTTAAGGCCACATTATTGATATCATGTAACTCTGCTAAGGGACCTATAGAGTTGAGGACCTCTGGGCTTGGTGATTCCTTGTCTTTACATTTTTGAAGCTCACTACGAAGTTTGCAAATTTCAGAGTCTTTTGTTTTTGCTTCCGCCAGAAGTTCTTTGACTTGTATCTCAAGGACTGTCTTATTAATTTGCTCATTTTCCTGCTTGGGCCTTGTAGGTGTACGAACATTCTTTGAGGGTGTTGGGGTACTAGGAGAGGAAGGGCTGGGTAATGTCTTTTTAGCATTGGCATTAACAGGACTGCGCAAAGCCACTCGGTCCCTTGATACTGGCGTGGACAGTTCCCTTGGAGCTGGAATACCAGTCCGTCTTGCAGCTGCAGATGTTCCTAAAACATAAAGAATAAAACGGTTATGATCCCCACAAAAAAACATATGTGATAACTTCTTTGAATAAACAGCCCTCATTTTTATGGCAATAAACAAATGTGACGTAaaaatttagttttatttttcagaaaaatatacatattacatacagaaacccattatgtaAAAGAATTCTCTGTAGATAAAACAATAGAAGGAGAACAATGAAAGTCGCTATATGGAAAATACTGCGTTTAGATACAGTACAAAGATATCCAGTGAACATTGTGCAGGGCAAAAGCATCGCTAAGCTCAAGAACAAAGCAAGCAGTGTTTATGGGTAGAGAAAATTGCAAGGACATTCTGAGTCCCAGGCCAGCAGCCCACTCAGGCAGGTCAAACAGTTAGGCTTCCTCAGCTGAAGAATTCCATAAAGAAAGAACAATTTTGTGCTGATTAAACatagaaaaaaatccttcatAATTATGTCATGCTATCTCAACATTAGTCCAAATACTACCTGTGCCCATCTCAAACATGTGCACCCTCATGAAATCTACATGCCCTCTGACTAGGCAATTATATGTTAGAGATCCAAGTTTCCATTTGTAAACCAGATATTTTAGCTCTTGGTAGATGAGCACTGCTGCATGATATCCTGACCATACAGAAAGGATATGAGGGGACAACCAAAGACAGTCATGCAGTTCTCCTTACGCAGCATAATGTCTTCCATCACCTCTCACCAAGACCCAATATTTGATCAATATCTCAAATTGTTTAAGTCATCACTAGTCAGGTGATAGCTGGGATTGTTCATGCCAATAATCCCCTcttttcccatttgtgattctACATGAACCTAGACATCCTACTGTTGACACAGCAGTTGTTAAATGGGTGATAGCGGCTTTTGCTCATAAGCATCCATTTAGCTCAAAACTGGCCCTGGTTTAAGTGATCCCAAGGCATGGCACAGTAAGTGGAAACCTGTAATCAATATGTGATGCTTTCAACAGCAAATAACTATGCTTATtgcttatattaattatatagaaATGATTATATAGCATATCTTCCTAGTGAACAGTATTGGACTAAGATAGCTAATAAAATTCCATTTACAGTgtgactgggcctttgtcaaaaatgcattgaagtcaagcAAAAACACCAAACCCTTACACAGATGGGAACGCATAGCTGGAATGTCAAAAAATCATATTAGCATTTCTTAAATTCCTGATTTAAATATCCCACCTCAGCCACCCATTTAAAATTCTCATATATTTGGGTGTTAATGGCCCTTTAAAAAGTAAAGGAAGAGCAAGACATGACAGGGTTAAACTTAAGCTAAGGACTGGGGGGAATGAAGCATCCAGAAAATGTGGTTTTAagaacatttttgttaaaaaCTAAACTTTCTTCTGCTAAAGAACAGCTACATTTTAAGATGAATTAGTCAGCAAAACAGCTCTGTATAGTGGTGAACACATTCCGAATACGCTTTAGGCAACTGAGCGCCAGTGCATTCCAGGAACAGTGTATGCTATGCATGCCAATGAGGAAAGGCCAAAAGGCTCCTGGTCTCTGTAACCTCAATCCTGGATCTGCCATTCCATTCCCAAAGCACTGTGCCATTCCCATGCTCATACTGAATACTGCACAGCATATTATCCCAGGTAAGTCAGC
This sequence is a window from Xenopus tropicalis strain Nigerian chromosome 2, UCB_Xtro_10.0, whole genome shotgun sequence. Protein-coding genes within it:
- the specc1 gene encoding cytospin-B isoform X2; this encodes MGNQPARPEEQEQGTSAAARRTGIPAPRELSTPVSRDRVALRSPVNANAKKTLPSPSSPSTPTPSKNVRTPTRPKQENEQINKTVLEIQVKELLAEAKTKDSEICKLRSELQKCKDKESPSPEVLNSIGPLAELHDINNVALSDPEALIRTLQEKNTNSLLELAILRKENADLKQKLHALEQSPLSDTITSNGTDSSSLLSPSTQGTNIGCQLKSPPAGETGDCRIPGSESGLHISGSSSSDVTKASISPDASDFEHIADMPSRPTSTGSIPCQGSKCSTSGSSPNNISDLSVASLTERIHKMEENHHSTAEELQATLQELSDQNLMVQELTMESEKLVEEKAFLETNLQQQRQRAEQLSQENERLMGLLKDRAKTEEAEIHGKLTETEKKYLELVEKSQFEREKLLNIQQQLTSSLRSLEKEHQEAQAMRKKLEEEVDKLQRLLDTQRKEKNVTAKALEDQKVTNEGLKIENNCLKAQLEGERQKAAEITAVGKGSGSGNTEIQEMLKSAHAEKEHLELTCSELRQELLRANSEVKQLQCLLAKVETECHDLKELGDLREEQLKSANLKLQERSSEKDTEIKDMKETIFELEDQVEQHRAVKLHNNQLISDLENKVDKLEEQKQDLERQLKLLNKQMKEDAEEWRRFQADLQTAVVVANDIKCESQQELRAVKRRLQEEEERSACLHRELEELQGSRQPSGEVESVDEDNRIRWPSVAHTQAPTSSSELPATVKSLIKSFDLGNQGGVGQNIPVHSVPRSPLSGIPVRTAPAAAVSPIQRLSVSSNAKLSGKEAERQLDNADKLKGQRDDFTPDRFPRKSPSLESLNTHTALGFGSRTSPIALDSLSHHSKISVERKDPLAALAREYGGSKRNALLKWCQKKTEGYSNIDITNFSSSWSDGLAFCALLHTYLPAHIPYQELNSQDKKRNLMLAFQAAESVGIKTSLELNEMMFTDRPDWQCVMHYVAQIYKYFET
- the specc1 gene encoding cytospin-B isoform X1, with product MKSSARSLGAVAKQGNHGAERAKAIPTIAFGMKTSRSTNSLAFESRLSKLKRASSDDMLTKPGGSSTSTTSRMKKTITTGAISELTESKYRSATGTSAAARRTGIPAPRELSTPVSRDRVALRSPVNANAKKTLPSPSSPSTPTPSKNVRTPTRPKQENEQINKTVLEIQVKELLAEAKTKDSEICKLRSELQKCKDKESPSPEVLNSIGPLAELHDINNVALSDPEALIRTLQEKNTNSLLELAILRKENADLKQKLHALEQSPLSDTITSNGTDSSSLLSPSTQGTNIGCQLKSPPAGETGDCRIPGSESGLHISGSSSSDVTKASISPDASDFEHIADMPSRPTSTGSIPCQGSKCSTSGSSPNNISDLSVASLTERIHKMEENHHSTAEELQATLQELSDQNLMVQELTMESEKLVEEKAFLETNLQQQRQRAEQLSQENERLMGLLKDRAKTEEAEIHGKLTETEKKYLELVEKSQFEREKLLNIQQQLTSSLRSLEKEHQEAQAMRKKLEEEVDKLQRLLDTQRKEKNVTAKALEDQKVTNEGLKIENNCLKAQLEGERQKAAEITAVGKGSGSGNTEIQEMLKSAHAEKEHLELTCSELRQELLRANSEVKQLQCLLAKVETECHDLKELGDLREEQLKSANLKLQERSSEKDTEIKDMKETIFELEDQVEQHRAVKLHNNQLISDLENKVDKLEEQKQDLERQLKLLNKQMKEDAEEWRRFQADLQTAVVVANDIKCESQQELRAVKRRLQEEEERSACLHRELEELQGSRQPSGEVESVDEDNRIRWPSVAHTQAPTSSSELPATVKSLIKSFDLGNQGGVGQNIPVHSVPRSPLSGIPVRTAPAAAVSPIQRLSVSSNAKLSGKEAERQLDNADKLKGQRDDFTPDRFPRKSPSLESLNTHTALGFGSRTSPIALDSLSHHSKISVERKDPLAALAREYGGSKRNALLKWCQKKTEGYSNIDITNFSSSWSDGLAFCALLHTYLPAHIPYQELNSQDKKRNLMLAFQAAESVGIKTSLELNEMMFTDRPDWQCVMHYVAQIYKYFET